The following is a genomic window from Chanos chanos chromosome 1, fChaCha1.1, whole genome shotgun sequence.
AGCCTCCGAAGAGAAAGATGTGGTCTGTGGAAACGGGGGTGAAAGCGTGCCAGGACCGCCCCACTGGGCCGTTCTGAGGGACACACCTGAGGAAAACCCCACCCCCCGAAAACATCTCTGAGCACAGACAGACCGATTCAAAAACTTCATTTACGACATCAAAACTTCATCCATATTTCTTAcgttatgtatgtatgtaagtattcTTTATCAATACgcatagacacaaacaaacaaataaatatgtacagtgataaataaagtgagtgtgtgtgtgttaatagtTATATATGCGTACAACTTATATACAGTATTAGTGATGTAACATGATATCAGCATTACACTGAAACGTCTCTCTTCTCTGAGACTGTACTTCCCCACTGTGAACGACTCCATTCGCATAGCTGGTCAACGCACGACATTTGTCTCGTACCAACCTTCCACTGCGCGTCACCCTACACGTCTGTACCAGAGAGTTTTACTGTCAGAACTACTGAACGCTACCCAACACTTACATCTCACTCCACTCCCAGGTGTCCATGTTTATATAATACAGGTCGTTCAGCCGATAGTCCTGTTAGAAGACAAACGTGGCTTATCAATTCAAACCAGCTCTGCCTGATAAAACAAGCTTCTGTTACACAGTAACTGAATGGACAGCCATTACTCATGTTCCTCTTTCATCCTCCCCCCTCCCAGACCAATTATACACTTATGTCCAGTTGTGCAACGACATACCAAGAAACGTCCGCCAAACACATAGCCGCGGTTTTTCACTGTCGCGCAAGCATGAGCTGCCCGGGGAGATGGGCCGTTTCCCTggaaaccacaaaaaaaaaaaagggaagaaagtaGTATTGCATTTATGAAGACTgagacaaaatttaaaaaaaaaaaagactgttttgggggggggggggggtttgtaaAGTATTAGTGAACGAACTcgcaaaaaatggaaaaagaaaacaaaaaacgaaaaacaaaaacaaaccaaaaaaaaaaaccaaaacacttaGCACACTGTGACCACTGCTCAACTCTTTGAGAAACCACATTAAGTGAAAACTAATTAAAAGGAAGAGACCGTCGAGATGCCGGTTACCTTTGTGACTGGCTGACTCCAGGTCAGTGTTTCAAGATCCAGAATATGGATATGATTGTTCCAGCCTCGTCCTTGGTGGTTGCCCTGACGACACAGAGAAAGCCTTCTTTGAATTCAGTCAGTCTATCGACACACCAATGTCtgatatgcatatatatatataaaaaaagagaatcaaaTACAGTGTTTGCCTCAGACCGACCGGCCTTACCATGAATGAATTTTCATCTAATTCAAACCTCCCTCTGTGCTCAGGTTGTGCAATGTAACCATAGCCACCAAAGTACACCAGTCTGTGGAAAAAGCGACATTACCAGAGCAGTTGGACTCTCCAGCGCTTtcacagtgggggggggggggggggggacgaatACATCCAACACTGCTGACGTCCAACATCCAACACTGATCCCAGTTTGGGTAACTGGGTATCTTACCTGTTCTGGTACACCCAGCAGCCCAGCTTGTCTTTACAGGTGGGAGCCAGGCCAGACAGGGTCCTCATCCTCTCCCAGCGGAGGACAGATGATCTGAGAGGCAGGCGATAGACCTGGAGAGGACAAGCTCGTTAGCCCCGTGAGTGGTGACGTCGTCTGCGAACCCTGGTCGATGGCTGCTTTAAAGTCATCGTGCACTGTTTCTCCATAAATGTGTTTAGACTATTTAAAACTATCACAGACAACTCCGACACTAAGCTTTACCATGTGCTTGTCCAACTCACTGCATTGGAAACCACTACCCACAGCCGACgtgaaaagaagaggaaaaaaaaaaaacctgtatagCACCGTTCCCCTTGCTCtcccttgcacacacacacatacacgcacacacacataaacagatacacacaaaagacaagtcTTACCTTGTTGGTGTTCCCCCTTGCATGGTGACCGCCAAACAAGTACAagacaccatccacacacactccacagctCCCTGACATCGCCGCTGGTAAGTCGCCCTCAGACAGCTGCATTCTCCTGCAcatatagagacagtgtgtgattttgtgtcaCGGTCTGAAGCATTTAATGGCATGGCAACATGTTCAGTGGCAAGCAAAAAAAGTTCAGTGTTCAGTAATGGGAAGGTTTTGGGTCTGTGCCCAACGTGTGATGGCTGACGCCAGGCCTGCTCCTGAGTAAACATCCTGAGACCCTTAGGTTactccaaaacaaaacccctgaGACAGAAGCTAATAAGCTCAGACggcaacaaaaaaatgaaagacaatcACCATCTTCCTGTCTCCATGTTGTAGATCCAGACCTCGGCTTTCGGCAAGTACAAGTCAAACAGCCCAGCGGTCTCAGCGTTCTaatacaaagaaacaacaactcAGAAAACGGTCACGTTCTAAGCATTTCGATTTCTGAGacgtgttttttatttatttgtttgtttttagaacaATAATTAGACTGACGATAAGACCTCAGCACGTCATGTCGCTTTGCTCACCTTGTATCCCCCCCAAACATACATGCAGTTCCCATCAACCACTGCAATGTGACCGCTTCTCTCCGCCGGCACTTCCAGAGACAAGGACCCAGACGTCTGTGTGGCCACTACAACCTCAGCATCTTCGACCCAGTCAAACTCTCTTCCCTCCTCGTGCTGCGCGATCCACTCGATCTCCTGCACGTCGTCCTCGTGTTCGGACTCTTCCTCGTCGTCTTGCAAGTCCGGATGGTCATCCGCATTCTCGGCCATATCAGCCAAACCTCACTGTGTACaattttaacaacaaaaaaaaatttcgtcgcatacacacacactggttatGCCTTGATCATATGCTCTCACAAAGCTAAACGTGATCCTCTACAAAGTGTTTTGATTTTACATTTCTGTTGCTAGTCAGCAGTAATTCATAACCTCTCTCATATCCAACAGTAAGATGCTTTCTGTGCAAATGACATAGACGAGAAGCGGACTAACGAATAGTTGACAGGCCATGGGGCTTCGGGACagtaatgaaatgcattttgtacATTTCTCGGGACGACATGTCGCCCTTTAGGACACGCAAGATTAATTTACAGCTAGATTAACCACAAAACATTAAGCGCCACGCTCCTTGTGCGGTGAGTTGACAGCCGTGTTGAAACAACTGTGCAGCTAACTTGTAAACGATGTTAGGGTATCTTTCCACATTCAGCACAGTGTTTAATGGCAGTGAATGACGAAAACGAAACGGAGTGAGACGAAAGTCCAACTTATATATGTCAGTATTTCACAAGGTGTCGAAACTTCATGCTGCCACATGCTGGACAAACTTTAAATTCCCAAACAACTACATAAAAACCAATCCACCCCCCAAAAACTCACAAGCCTCGATCTGTGCGACGGAATTCCTACCATATCTTACTATGCTGTAACGAACGTAATTCGACCTGACAAGCACAAAACACTACGATTCAATCTCCATAATGCAAAGACATTGGTTAATAAAATGATACTTGCGTAATAAATTATTGATCAACAAATTCCCTGCTTTCGGATTTGTTTCTTCTAGAATCCACTTCCCACAGGAAGCACAACAATATGAAGTGGTGCCGTCGTCTTTATTTTGAACGGCCCAGCAGGAAGCGACCTCCAGCAACGTTGTTCCGCCATTTTTGTGAGGTCGCGTGAATGCAATTACAACAGAAACGGATGAGGCGCGAGGCGTTGCTTAACGCAGTTAACAAGACTGTGCTAAGTACACAAACAATCCAGACACAAGAAGATTTCgtcatttctttaaaatactTTAATGCCAATAGCGTAAAAGAAGACACCTTATTCATCAATTTAGATTATGTCACAGAGCTGATGTAAAtctattacacaaacacaatattgacactgacagacatatTGAAcataatattttacaaaacTACATGAGTCCTGTACACAGTGGATCTCAGCGTTTGTTGGCAGTACTCCATCCTCAAAGTCCTTGAAGTTTGCTGCaattgtaaaaacaaataaacaggggCAAGCTAGGTTTATTAAGTTCAGAGATTTTATGAGTATACTCATGCATTTTAGACTTCTTATGGAATAACAATGgcagaaaatcaaacacagagagcaaagcTTGATATGAACATTAAATTatcattaaatatatataaataagcCCAGTCCTATGTTTGAAATAGAaataggaaaacaaacaaacaaacaaaaaccatacCTGTCCTCTACTGTTTTGTTGGATGGATAGTACACCTTAAATGTGAAACCGCTTCTCGGAAAAGAACCCtgtaagaataaaaataaatgctgATGAGACAAGTGTCACAATTTGTCACTCACAGACGTCCTGAATACCTGTTTAACAGCCGAGGCGGTGAAGACAGCTCTggcacacagacaacaaaacagctGCAGGCTGCgcattttctgttgttgtttttcacttcaCATTAGAGACAGGCAAAACAGACCAAAGCACCGTCTAAGACGCTCAATGTACTACCTCAGCTTTTAGTAATCTAAAATTTattcactcatttttatttatttatttatttttttttttaagaaaattgCTTCCTGATGTAcgttttgtttgaaaatggtATCGTTTAGAGACAATGTACAGACAGATTCAATGTCTAAATCATAATGAAGCCATAAAGCGTGTGCAGTACTGGGTTGATGCAGAGACAGCCCGTATTCGAGATGCTGAAGGGGTCGTATTTATCGGCGAAGACGATGACGTCGGGCACAGGGTACACCCTCAGGGCGTAGTCATACGCCCAGTAAACAGGGCTGACGTACAACGGCAGGGGAGTCAGGTGACCCTGGGCCAGGATGGTCTTCACAAACTGAGAGGACAAAtaacagaggaagacaaaacCCACACTTTATTATTACAGAATGATGTCAGAACATTCTATGAATATAAAAACTCATTGTTAATCACTGTGCTGCAGTTCACttacattacacatttaaaaaaaacataaaaacttcAGTTGTGAAATATTTCCTCAGTTAGTCTTAGTTATTAGTCTTCATTTTAttataaattacacacacacacacacatataaatatacatatatgtgtgtgtgtgtgtgtgtgtatatatgcattaGTTGAACAGATTCAAAATGGTGGAGACGTGACTCACATGGTTGGGGATATCGAGATTCCCGCTCGGCATTCGAACACAGTTTCGGCACATCTTATTCACCAGATCCTCTCGAAACACCACAATCTCCTGACTACAGTACTGGATCCTGACATCAGGAACAACAgactcagtaaaaaaaatcaactcacTCCGACCATGCTATTTTACAAAGATATTTCAATCCCAAAATACTAAAATAAATCATGAAGATTAGAACATTAAAGAAATGTGTGGAATGTGTTCAAATGTCTATAGTATGTTGGATAATCGAGCCTTGTGAGTGgcaaagagaaaatgtgttttagagtCAGCTTGTGAGAGAAAGATGCATTTTAGAGTCAGTTTGTGGTGGAGAGGAGATGTGTTTTAGAGTCAGTTTGTGGTAGACAGGGGATGTCTTTTAGAGTCAGTTTTTTGTATCACCTGCAGGGGTTGGTGGTGAAAACTGAGAAGGGCACTCGTTGTCTGAACTCCTCTGTGATGTGTTCTGCTAATGGAGGCCTATCAGTGAGAAATACATCAAAACAAGATACATCACTGAGACCCAGACCAAACAAACCCATCCGCACACAGTTTGGTAAACATATAAAATCTAATCCAATCTCAATACTCAGAATTCATAAATGTTTGCAGACAAAGTCAACAAACCCCTTTAACTGgtattttaaactgaataaCACCAATTAGTTAAGAATGCAAAGACCCATAATGGCGAAATCCACAGGCATTTGCTGGCTCTGATCCAATCATCCTTGGTTTAAATTTAGCagcaaaaatgtaaatgttcctGTAACGGTCCATTGTGTTTATAACACGGGCTTTACCTGGGCAGGATCGTGCTGGGCCCGGGATCCTCCGGTCCAGGGACAAACACAAACCGACTGCTACAgtgacacagtaacacaactcatCAGTTCAagacttgtctttttttttcttttcaaatacacAACCCCCTAACatactatacatacacacagtaatgTTTCAGACAGACACAACCGCCAGCCAACACAtgccaaacaaataaaaaaccgAGAGTGAGATGTCACGGGAAAGACTTGGACTTACTTGTTTTGGATATTGGGGTACTCGCAGATCACATCAGCTAGTGACCTCAAAGACTCTATACAGAGAGAATTACGTGTTTTTGCAACACAAATAAGAATGAAAATCAATTAAATAaatgcgatttttttttttaataggagGAAAATTCCATAAAACACTCAACAACATCTCTGACCTTTGAGCGATTTGATGTGGTTTTTTCCATAAGGGGTGGAAGAGAAGTTTCCACAGAAGATGAAGCAGGTGGGGGGCATGGCGGAGTATCCTATAGAGAACAGAGgtttcacactgtacacagacagacagacagacagacctacagacagacagacctacaGACCGACGAGAGCCGTGAACTGACTCACCAAAGGCAATCGGGACCGAGTTCTGACAAGACTCaaaacaaacgcacaaacaaacccacacccGTAACTCCGTGTTCCGACGAGTTCCCGGGAACAGAACATGAGTCGAACCTGAGAACATGGTGTGGAGTTTCTCCAGAACCTCAACGCTGTCCAGCCACAGGTCGGACACGACGACAAACATCGCCTCCTCGTTCTCTTCCTCCAGCTGCTTCAGTTTGTCCGAAGCCTTCACCGACGTCGCAGAGGGACCGCCGAAGAAGTTCAGGTTACCGTAGTACGCCCTACagaacgataaaaaaaaaaaacgaactgtGTTCAGTTGGACTCGCCGTCTATAGGCAAGGACAGGCCGGATTCTCGAGGAGTCCATTGGCATGTGTACGTTTCTCACTGTCGCCTCAGTCTGACCTTGTGGTGGAAGACGGTTCTGTCGGCGGGAACCCAAAAGCATTGATGTGGAAAACCGAGTCCTCATACCAGCCTACGCAGACGGGGAGGAAAACCAGGATGAAGAATTGAATGACCAAACAGCAGGTTCACGTACAATATCGATGAGCGACATTTGTCATTTTCGTCACTTTTTCGGAAACGGAAACATTTCAGACAGGCCTCTTGGGAAGAAGGGGTATTTCACAAAGCAGGAATTCACAGTTAGTCAAGTAGGTTGAGCCAAAAGACAGGATTGTCCAATAGGAATGCCCTTCAGCTGTTGTGGTATTGGACAGATCGGTCATTTGGAACAACCTATCTGGCTAACTGTGAGTTCCTGCTTCCCCTGTCATTCGCTGATGAGTATAAAGTGAGATAAATGTATATTAAAACCCTGGTTCTCTCACCCTCTGCCAGAACAAAGCAGGACTCTGTGTAAAGGCCACTGTGGAACTGGTGAGCACACAGTTAAGGAacttttcccccccccccctttaaaaatgtttatctgGACATCAGGATGTTTATCTTTTCCTGATCTTAAGTGGAAGGTCAGAAAAGGATATGGCTTTTGACAAATTCAGCTGTACTGTCCCACTGGGGTCCTCAAGGAAAAACTTCCCCTGAGAAAGAAAAGCGATTTTAATTTACTGACATGAAACTTcagtaccattttttttttttagatatgaTCATGTTTAATGATTGGTCAGGTGAGGTGTTACTTTCACGTAATTACAGTCACATAACAGTTACCTCTTTAAGCTGTGTTATCATTCCCAGCACAATGACTTCTCCTACTTTAGCCGTACTTCCTAAGAGAGCTTCGACTGTTTTCAGCTGCAGACAAAACCAAAGAGGACAGATTGGTCACAAAGCCATTCTTATTGTTTAAAGTTTGGAAacattaaactgtaaaataaaaaaataaaaaatacccTTATACTCGTGTATGGCATAAAATGGCTGAATTGACAAAATGTCTTGTCTTACTTGGAACTTATTCCTGCCCTCCCCTGGGTCTGAACCAACCACAGGAGGGGTGAAGagctcatgtctgtgtgttcgcTGTAACCATGGAGAACACGACAAGCACAGTTATAACGTTATAGTTATAATGTATGTATTATATGAATTAATAAGTACACAATAGCACATAAGAGGATATGAGGCACATTAAGTAGACAGAGGTGtgacatattaaaaataatcagATTCATTCGGTGATTACTGTTCACTGAACTTGATTTTCCTGATAAGCGATGACATTTATTCGGCGTATTAGAAAAGTGGGATCcgttcagtgtgactgtgtgaagacGTGCGCTGACCTGCTGAAGGATGGTGTATCGCTCTCTGAAGAGTTCGGCTTTATCTCTGGCCTGTCCACACAGGCTGGGCTGTGGATGGTTAGTCATGCTGATACTGTGGGGACACAGTCTCGATTCTCAGTTTCAAAGCACGAGCAGACGCCATCATACACCAGTCATAATCAATCCAGTGAGtaagagaaataataataataacaacaacaacaataataataacaacaacagggataataataataataataataataataataataataataataatactatacTGATGTACAGttcaatgttatttattatgacattaaaaaaaatgaatgaaaacagacaaatagtCCATTACAATCTACATGAAAATCTCTAAcggcacagacacactgatgaaaGCCAGCATCTGTAATTGAAAAACTTACGGTACaaatttcttcctctctgtgctgtagATAAATCGCGGGACATCGAAAGCGCCGATGATGTTGAAGACATTGTCTCTGGAAAACAGGAGCGAGGGTGTGAACGATGGTGAGCCATATCCAGTACAGTGAGGGAGATGTGACTGGGAACCATTAACTCATAGACTTACATGGTGTCATCGCTGGACTGGCTGCAGTCCTGAACAGCTGTCTCTGCTACAGACAGCTCAATCATGCTGGAAGACACTGGAAATGAACAATCAAAGTCAACAAGTCAAgtatcaaactttttttttttaaatctacaaTCCTTATCTGTTTAGTCAGACAACTTCAATCAAAAGTCAAGACTGACCAGTAGGGATGTACCTCATCCCTTGTTAGACATCCCCTGTTGGACAAGACTGACCAATAGGGATGTACCTCATCCCTTGTTAGACATCCCCTGTTGGACAAGACTGACCAATAGGGATGTACCTCATCCCCTGTTAGCCATGTTTGATCTTTTGGCTTGAGTTACACAGCTAACAGTTCTGCCCTGCAGAATACTACCCTACGCTCACTCCTAAGAGCA
Proteins encoded in this region:
- the klhdc2 gene encoding kelch domain-containing protein 2, encoding MAENADDHPDLQDDEEESEHEDDVQEIEWIAQHEEGREFDWVEDAEVVVATQTSGSLSLEVPAERSGHIAVVDGNCMYVWGGYKNAETAGLFDLYLPKAEVWIYNMETGRWRMQLSEGDLPAAMSGSCGVCVDGVLYLFGGHHARGNTNKVYRLPLRSSVLRWERMRTLSGLAPTCKDKLGCWVYQNRLVYFGGYGYIAQPEHRGRFELDENSFMGNHQGRGWNNHIHILDLETLTWSQPVTKGNGPSPRAAHACATVKNRGYVFGGRFLDYRLNDLYYINMDTWEWSEMCVPQNGPVGRSWHAFTPVSTDHIFLFGGFTTNRETLSDAWLYCVSRNEWAPFKHNHTDSPRLWHTACRGPDGEVFVFGGCANNLLSQQRAEHSNELLVFAVQPRSLLRSCMEVVVQNRTQLEPMWDFLPKHLLHSLKERMPSSNTGGS
- the pole2 gene encoding DNA polymerase epsilon subunit 2 yields the protein MDVRKVKTKVSAGFKMRGLMLRPDACRYLVEVLESVNELELDDVIERILDAVEKQPLSSSMIELSVAETAVQDCSQSSDDTIDNVFNIIGAFDVPRFIYSTERKKFVPISMTNHPQPSLCGQARDKAELFRERYTILQQRTHRHELFTPPVVGSDPGEGRNKFQLKTVEALLGSTAKVGEVIVLGMITQLKEGKFFLEDPSGTVQLNLSKAQFHSGLYTESCFVLAEGWYEDSVFHINAFGFPPTEPSSTTRAYYGNLNFFGGPSATSVKASDKLKQLEEENEEAMFVVVSDLWLDSVEVLEKLHTMFSGYSAMPPTCFIFCGNFSSTPYGKNHIKSLKESLRSLADVICEYPNIQNNSRFVFVPGPEDPGPSTILPRPPLAEHITEEFRQRVPFSVFTTNPCRIQYCSQEIVVFREDLVNKMCRNCVRMPSGNLDIPNHFVKTILAQGHLTPLPLYVSPVYWAYDYALRVYPVPDVIVFADKYDPFSISNTGCLCINPGSFPRSGFTFKVYYPSNKTVEDSKLQGL